A region of uncultured Carboxylicivirga sp. DNA encodes the following proteins:
- a CDS encoding two-component regulator propeller domain-containing protein, translating to MNKEALMKYLLINILILLSVNSIHAEISEDEPLYFTHYTNEDGLPSTYVKSIVQDSDGFIWAATRMSVVRFDGKNFRDFPTYNHEHESVQMYCNKLFFTKDSVLICRTNDEEYYYYDSNLECFYPYDLLTTLGSTTSVSPTDNGFWVCQNNKIYFVDKLTGKQTDILTKLDIKSIYKKTVFFDIVENDQWLVFSTTGGQIFVYNKNTFKTYEYSLPSLIDVADHDLRYIDSHNNLWVTSSFTGLINLNLENKHYSHYTTNRNDAYRLPHNLIHAFSEDQLGRVWMGTEAGLAIYNPSSDKLRLLKSKLSEPQGLNTDPIYDTFCDKEGNMWLGSYFGGINFWSGEQNFFRTWTPGFGKWQINGRVVSCFEEDLDGNLWIGFEDKGLNKLDIETGNMKHYSSESEPYGLSYDNLHDLLFVNDEELWIATYTGSINVLNPRTNTFSYYHRNNEEQTLSDVIYQFKKVGDTIYIATSEGITYYSIKQKKFTALRPDILRSIQFESIASTDDGIIWFSSYNQIYQYNPIGDSLYTFDRVPHMKNINFVKTDSKGRLWIGDCYNGLCMYNIKDQSVQQFNRSNHFPAHWIFSLEEGANGWFWVSTDKGLIHFSPEEEIFTLIDSNSGIPFNQFNYRASFTDSKGNIYFGGNSGMVSFNEETNIPKKEHLPIALTDVKLFNESLQPGSKTLSQSINKIDQLTLKHNQNVFAIEFSAFSYSTQGRCQYMYYLEGLEADWNNVGNRNFATYTNISPGSYTLHIKAVYNEKQSDTEERQLIIEVLPPFWLTGWAYGIYFLIILLIFLVVFRVGKNIEKSKALAELEHREKVHAEEITRVKLEFFTNISHELKTPLTLILGPLSKIMSEEGITPAFRKRLMGIERNANRLFQLINQLLEFRKIETGKEKLEVSPTNLNDLMNDVTDSFNSIAETKGIELSTHLTLSNEIVWVDKNKMDKVFCNLLSNAFKFTPEGGLIEFSLKTKKRKGRNIPELYDLIIKVSDSGKGIEPELLNKVFDRFFQIEDESNKEGGSGIGLAYVKSLVQLHKGQITVESEMNKGTKFKIIIPVSREDYQNDEISTITRPTNTSYIIDDEIQSEFTKSDLINIEALSSKPTILVVEDNIELVSFMKENLEEKYNVITALNGKEALDILVKDRADLIISDIMMPVMDGIELTKKLKTDINYSHIPLILLTSKDSVEDKLHGLSCGADYYMAKPFYPAILDKYVENIINTRQRLIDKFRSDEEVKAEDISCSESDKKFIEKLTLIIKDNISNPDMDVSFLMKHMGVSRSLLHLKLKGLLGCSSTEFIRAIRLKEAVKLISSGQCNFSEAAYETGFSSPTYFTRRFREFYGKSPREYFGK from the coding sequence ATGAATAAAGAGGCTTTAATGAAATATCTGCTGATAAACATCTTGATATTACTATCGGTTAACTCTATTCATGCAGAAATTTCTGAAGACGAACCTCTCTATTTTACTCATTATACCAATGAGGATGGACTACCATCAACCTACGTAAAAAGTATTGTTCAGGATTCCGATGGTTTTATTTGGGCAGCGACCCGTATGTCAGTGGTTCGGTTTGATGGAAAAAACTTTCGCGATTTTCCTACATACAATCACGAACATGAATCGGTTCAGATGTATTGTAACAAACTCTTTTTTACAAAAGACTCCGTTCTGATTTGCCGAACCAATGATGAAGAATATTATTATTACGATTCCAACCTCGAATGTTTTTACCCGTATGATTTGCTAACCACATTAGGTTCAACAACCTCTGTCAGCCCAACTGATAATGGTTTTTGGGTTTGTCAGAATAACAAAATCTATTTTGTTGACAAATTAACAGGTAAGCAAACAGATATCCTGACAAAACTGGATATAAAAAGTATCTACAAGAAAACGGTTTTCTTCGATATAGTTGAAAACGATCAATGGCTGGTTTTTTCAACAACCGGTGGACAAATATTTGTCTACAATAAAAATACTTTTAAAACATACGAGTATTCATTACCATCTCTAATTGATGTTGCCGATCACGATTTAAGATACATTGACAGCCATAACAACCTCTGGGTTACTTCTTCCTTTACAGGACTAATAAACTTAAATCTGGAAAACAAGCATTACAGTCATTACACAACAAATCGAAACGATGCTTATCGATTGCCACATAACCTCATCCATGCTTTTTCAGAAGATCAACTAGGCAGAGTCTGGATGGGTACAGAGGCAGGTTTAGCCATTTACAACCCCTCATCGGATAAGCTACGACTCTTAAAAAGTAAATTATCAGAACCGCAGGGATTAAATACAGATCCTATTTACGACACCTTTTGTGATAAGGAAGGTAATATGTGGCTGGGATCCTATTTTGGTGGTATAAACTTCTGGAGCGGGGAGCAAAATTTTTTCAGAACATGGACACCCGGATTCGGCAAATGGCAAATTAACGGTAGGGTAGTAAGTTGTTTCGAAGAAGATCTGGATGGTAATCTTTGGATTGGTTTTGAAGATAAAGGGCTCAATAAATTAGATATTGAAACCGGGAATATGAAACATTATTCTTCGGAGTCAGAACCTTATGGTTTATCATATGACAATCTTCACGATTTATTATTTGTTAATGATGAAGAATTATGGATCGCAACGTATACGGGTAGTATCAATGTTTTAAATCCACGCACCAATACCTTTAGTTATTATCATCGCAACAATGAAGAGCAAACGCTTTCGGATGTAATCTATCAATTTAAGAAAGTAGGTGATACTATTTATATAGCCACCTCAGAAGGAATTACGTATTACAGTATCAAACAAAAGAAATTTACAGCCCTAAGGCCCGACATCCTGCGATCGATCCAGTTCGAGAGCATAGCCAGTACTGATGATGGAATAATCTGGTTTTCTTCCTACAATCAGATTTACCAATATAACCCGATTGGTGACTCACTGTATACTTTTGATCGGGTCCCACATATGAAGAATATCAATTTTGTAAAAACAGATTCTAAAGGCAGACTATGGATTGGCGACTGTTATAATGGTTTGTGCATGTATAATATAAAAGATCAGTCGGTTCAACAATTTAATCGGTCCAATCATTTTCCTGCCCACTGGATATTTAGTCTTGAGGAAGGAGCCAATGGCTGGTTTTGGGTAAGTACTGATAAAGGATTAATTCATTTTTCGCCTGAAGAAGAAATATTTACTCTGATAGACAGTAATTCTGGAATCCCTTTTAATCAGTTTAATTACAGGGCTTCATTTACCGATAGTAAAGGAAATATCTACTTCGGAGGAAACAGTGGAATGGTATCTTTTAATGAGGAAACTAATATCCCTAAGAAAGAGCATCTCCCTATCGCCTTAACCGATGTTAAACTGTTTAACGAATCGCTTCAGCCCGGAAGTAAAACTCTCAGTCAATCCATCAATAAAATAGATCAGCTGACTTTAAAACACAACCAAAATGTTTTTGCCATAGAGTTTTCAGCCTTTAGCTATTCCACACAAGGCAGATGCCAATACATGTACTATCTCGAAGGACTGGAAGCTGACTGGAACAATGTTGGTAACCGTAATTTTGCGACTTACACCAACATTAGTCCGGGGTCATACACCTTACATATAAAAGCTGTTTACAATGAAAAACAGTCAGATACTGAAGAAAGACAATTAATTATTGAAGTACTTCCACCCTTCTGGCTTACAGGTTGGGCTTACGGAATTTATTTTCTAATTATACTGTTAATATTCCTGGTTGTTTTCCGTGTGGGTAAAAACATTGAAAAATCCAAAGCCTTGGCCGAACTGGAGCATCGCGAGAAAGTACATGCCGAAGAAATAACACGCGTTAAACTAGAGTTCTTTACCAATATTTCTCATGAATTAAAAACACCGTTAACACTTATTCTGGGTCCCTTAAGTAAAATCATGAGTGAAGAAGGCATCACTCCTGCTTTTCGTAAAAGGCTAATGGGAATTGAACGAAATGCAAATCGCTTGTTTCAACTAATCAATCAGCTTTTAGAATTCAGAAAAATAGAAACCGGAAAAGAAAAACTGGAGGTATCCCCAACAAATCTTAACGATTTAATGAATGATGTAACCGATTCATTCAATAGTATTGCTGAGACTAAAGGCATTGAACTGTCGACACATTTAACCCTATCGAATGAGATTGTTTGGGTTGACAAAAACAAAATGGATAAAGTGTTCTGTAATCTTCTTTCCAACGCTTTTAAATTCACACCCGAAGGTGGACTTATTGAGTTTTCACTCAAAACCAAAAAGAGAAAAGGCAGAAATATACCCGAATTATATGATTTGATCATTAAAGTCTCTGATTCTGGTAAAGGCATTGAGCCGGAGCTTCTCAATAAAGTATTTGATCGATTCTTCCAGATTGAAGATGAGTCCAACAAGGAAGGCGGATCGGGTATCGGTTTAGCATATGTAAAAAGTCTGGTACAATTGCATAAAGGTCAAATTACGGTAGAAAGCGAAATGAATAAAGGAACGAAGTTTAAGATTATTATTCCTGTAAGCCGTGAAGATTACCAAAATGATGAAATTTCAACCATTACCAGACCAACCAACACTTCTTACATTATTGATGATGAAATTCAGTCAGAATTTACAAAGTCTGATTTAATTAACATTGAAGCATTATCATCTAAACCCACTATTCTGGTTGTGGAAGACAATATTGAACTTGTTTCTTTTATGAAAGAAAATCTGGAGGAGAAGTATAACGTTATAACAGCATTAAACGGTAAAGAGGCTTTGGATATTCTGGTAAAAGACAGAGCTGATTTGATTATCAGTGATATTATGATGCCCGTAATGGATGGAATCGAGCTAACTAAAAAATTAAAAACTGATATTAACTATTCGCATATTCCGTTAATTCTGCTGACATCAAAAGATAGCGTGGAAGATAAACTTCATGGATTAAGTTGTGGTGCTGATTACTATATGGCAAAACCATTTTATCCTGCTATACTTGATAAGTACGTCGAAAATATCATTAATACCCGTCAACGCTTAATCGATAAGTTTAGAAGCGACGAGGAGGTTAAAGCAGAGGATATCTCATGCTCTGAATCGGATAAAAAATTTATTGAAAAGCTTACTTTAATTATTAAAGACAACATTAGTAATCCGGATATGGACGTTAGCTTTCTGATGAAACACATGGGCGTTAGCCGTTCACTTTTACATTTAAAATTAAAAGGATTGCTAGGGTGCTCTAGTACTGAGTTTATTCGTGCTATCCGATTAAAAGAAGCCGTTAAACTGATTTCAAGCGGTCAATGTAATTTCTCTGAAGCGGCTTACGAAACAGGCTTTTCCAGCCCAACATACTTTACAAGACGATTCCGCGAATTCTATGGTAAGTCGCCACGCGAATATTTCGGTAAGTAA
- a CDS encoding aminopeptidase P family protein, with amino-acid sequence MENIIKNRLQQLRNEMTNKGIAAWYMSGSDPHQSEYMPNHWQIREFISGFNGSMGFMVVTLNDAALWTDSRYFLQAVSQLEGTGIQLMKFRIEGTPSPAQWISSQLTSNQLAGTDASCISISAYESLQSELSGYDIKLTDCGDLLNSFWTDRPELPSNPIFEHAVDYAGHSRIQKIDQIRYHLDEKKADFIILTALDDIAWTFNLRGNDVDFNPVFIAFALISKSTCELYVNQQKIPDSLKDKLQNEEINILPYEQIYSDINNIQGKLLIDPDRVNYALKNALSKEVKIEYTLSIAAILKAIKSDHEIKMFEIAMQKDGVAMVRFLNWLYQSAGVENITEYDVLLKLEEFRSEQENFMGASFHSIVGYNGNGAIVHRSVTPETAASITNDGILLFDSGGQYLEGTTDITRTVCLGDPTDLAKEDFTITLKGTIGLAELKFPANTLGCNLDLAARHAMWQTARNYGHGTAHGIGFFLNVHEGPMSIRQEYNNRVIEPGMVMSDEPAFYREGLYGIRTENVMVCKEWMTNEYGRFLQFETLTLCPIDTKLIEKSLLTETEIRWINNYHQQCFEKLAPALNDEERELLKELTQKI; translated from the coding sequence CATCAGAGCGAATATATGCCCAATCATTGGCAGATTAGGGAGTTTATCAGTGGTTTTAATGGTTCGATGGGCTTTATGGTGGTTACCTTAAACGATGCAGCGTTATGGACCGATTCGAGGTATTTTCTACAGGCTGTCAGTCAGTTGGAAGGAACAGGTATTCAGTTAATGAAATTCAGAATAGAAGGAACTCCCAGCCCGGCACAATGGATCAGCAGTCAATTAACATCCAATCAACTTGCCGGAACAGATGCCAGCTGCATATCCATTTCTGCTTATGAGTCGTTACAGTCAGAGCTTTCTGGTTATGATATTAAACTGACAGATTGTGGTGATTTATTGAACTCATTTTGGACGGATCGCCCCGAATTACCATCCAATCCAATATTTGAACATGCAGTAGATTATGCAGGCCATTCACGCATCCAGAAGATTGATCAGATAAGATATCATCTGGATGAGAAAAAAGCTGACTTCATTATTTTAACTGCCTTGGATGATATCGCCTGGACATTTAACCTTCGTGGTAATGATGTTGATTTCAACCCTGTGTTTATCGCTTTTGCTCTCATCAGTAAATCAACATGCGAGCTGTATGTTAACCAACAAAAGATTCCTGATTCATTAAAGGACAAACTGCAAAACGAAGAAATAAACATACTTCCGTATGAGCAGATTTATTCAGATATTAACAACATTCAGGGCAAATTATTGATTGATCCGGATAGAGTTAACTACGCTTTAAAAAATGCCTTAAGTAAAGAAGTCAAAATTGAATATACTTTATCGATAGCTGCCATCTTAAAAGCCATAAAGTCAGATCATGAAATTAAGATGTTTGAGATCGCCATGCAAAAAGATGGAGTTGCCATGGTCAGGTTTTTAAATTGGCTATATCAATCTGCAGGGGTCGAAAACATTACAGAGTATGATGTTTTACTTAAACTGGAAGAATTCAGATCTGAACAGGAAAATTTTATGGGAGCCAGCTTCCATTCCATTGTCGGCTATAATGGCAATGGTGCAATAGTTCATCGCTCTGTCACACCCGAAACGGCTGCTTCCATCACCAATGATGGTATCTTATTATTTGATTCAGGAGGGCAGTATTTAGAAGGAACAACCGATATTACACGAACAGTTTGTTTGGGTGATCCAACTGATTTGGCAAAAGAAGATTTTACCATCACACTTAAGGGAACCATCGGACTGGCCGAACTTAAATTCCCGGCCAATACCTTAGGTTGTAATCTTGATTTGGCAGCCCGTCATGCCATGTGGCAAACAGCCCGAAACTATGGTCACGGTACGGCTCATGGAATTGGATTCTTTCTAAACGTTCACGAAGGCCCCATGAGCATCCGACAGGAATACAATAACCGAGTGATTGAACCCGGAATGGTAATGTCTGATGAGCCAGCTTTTTATCGTGAAGGATTATATGGAATCAGAACCGAGAATGTGATGGTTTGTAAAGAATGGATGACAAACGAATATGGTCGTTTTCTTCAATTTGAAACCCTTACCCTTTGTCCCATCGATACCAAACTGATTGAGAAAAGTCTATTAACTGAGACCGAAATCAGATGGATAAATAATTATCATCAACAATGCTTTGAGAAGCTTGCTCCGGCTTTAAATGATGAAGAAAGAGAATTGTTAAAAGAATTAACTCAGAAGATTTGA
- a CDS encoding family 43 glycosylhydrolase: MIPGNGNPLLPGYFADPTIKKFDDTYYIYATSDGVKLASGEPSVWISDDLVHWYNQEMDLDLPEGLTNCWAPDVVKGVDGKYYYYMGNCQFGCNIYGYVSDSPTGPWKPVNEGKAVIPVGTTKEYLPALDAQFFKDDDGSLYSYFGTWCTSFKGMGWVKINQDDMFTIEEEGFIPIEQIPHAFEAAYLLKKDSIYFLMYSAGDCRLSSYSVHYAWSRSPEGPWNYGKNNPILETSQDGLIHSPGHHSVLEENGEYYIVYHRHDNPHSTGGEFRQVCIDRMIFSDPYSIEKINASHEGVCIQTDEIYPKNLALGAKASATSYYHLKAEVNRYTEKETDYKYLPQLATDDNNGTIWKASGCSLPQSLVIDLGKNQSIQRVMTEFEYSTYFYLYKIETSEDSIHWNLFADRTRNKQSGCPVIDDNKAEARYIKITVTGTEKAGMYAAIWNVKIYDELFETPELNNHIQNAEAANTVSKGLLVDFDVQKLKAKEINQFKNKGLVGGDFILNGEASFIKKEGVKAIQLEGKGYYELNTNPAKSLNWNSPFTASAWVYVSELQNGDCIIKWNSRDNMLQASYAAMMFGNGPFGAIAHGDGSVDMGFKETPSTNQWHHVAISFDGMKESIYINGKLDREMPLMLFVESDTVLIGSSGFEMENFKGFIAKVQLYDKSMNQDEILKLFDHTKPKGLK, from the coding sequence ATGATTCCCGGAAATGGTAATCCTCTCCTACCCGGTTACTTTGCGGATCCAACCATCAAAAAATTTGATGATACTTATTACATCTATGCAACCAGCGATGGAGTAAAGTTGGCATCAGGCGAGCCATCGGTATGGATTAGCGATGATCTGGTTCATTGGTACAATCAGGAAATGGATCTGGATTTACCCGAAGGTTTGACCAATTGCTGGGCTCCTGATGTTGTTAAAGGCGTTGATGGTAAATATTATTACTACATGGGTAATTGTCAGTTTGGATGTAATATCTATGGCTATGTTTCTGACTCTCCAACAGGCCCCTGGAAACCGGTAAACGAAGGTAAAGCTGTAATACCCGTTGGAACCACTAAGGAATATTTACCTGCTTTGGATGCTCAGTTTTTTAAGGATGATGATGGATCGTTGTACAGCTATTTTGGAACCTGGTGTACCTCTTTTAAAGGCATGGGATGGGTTAAAATCAATCAGGATGACATGTTCACCATTGAAGAAGAAGGATTTATTCCCATCGAACAGATCCCTCATGCTTTTGAGGCCGCATATCTTCTAAAGAAAGATAGTATTTACTTTTTGATGTATTCGGCCGGAGATTGTCGATTGAGTTCTTATTCTGTTCATTATGCCTGGTCGAGATCTCCTGAAGGACCTTGGAACTATGGCAAAAACAATCCCATTTTGGAAACATCCCAAGATGGCTTAATCCATTCTCCTGGTCACCATTCTGTTTTAGAAGAAAACGGTGAGTATTATATTGTTTATCACCGTCATGATAACCCGCATAGCACAGGTGGAGAGTTTCGTCAGGTTTGTATAGATCGCATGATCTTTTCTGATCCGTATTCTATCGAAAAGATTAATGCCAGTCACGAAGGAGTTTGCATACAAACAGATGAAATATATCCAAAAAATCTGGCTTTAGGGGCTAAAGCGTCAGCAACATCCTATTATCATTTAAAAGCCGAAGTTAACAGATACACCGAAAAAGAAACGGATTATAAATATCTGCCTCAACTGGCTACAGACGATAATAACGGAACAATCTGGAAAGCCTCAGGATGTTCTTTACCGCAATCGCTTGTAATCGATCTGGGTAAAAATCAATCCATTCAGAGAGTGATGACCGAGTTTGAATATTCAACCTATTTTTATCTATATAAAATTGAGACATCTGAAGATAGCATTCATTGGAATTTATTCGCCGATCGCACCCGAAACAAACAAAGTGGTTGCCCAGTAATTGATGATAATAAAGCTGAAGCCAGATATATTAAAATTACGGTTACTGGAACAGAGAAAGCTGGAATGTATGCAGCCATTTGGAATGTTAAGATATATGATGAACTTTTTGAAACACCGGAACTTAATAATCATATTCAAAATGCTGAAGCAGCCAATACTGTCTCTAAAGGTTTATTAGTTGATTTTGATGTACAAAAACTAAAAGCAAAAGAAATCAACCAGTTTAAAAACAAAGGTTTGGTGGGTGGTGATTTTATTTTGAATGGAGAAGCATCATTTATAAAAAAAGAAGGTGTTAAAGCCATTCAATTAGAAGGGAAAGGCTATTATGAACTTAATACTAATCCAGCAAAAAGTCTGAACTGGAATTCACCCTTTACTGCATCAGCATGGGTATACGTATCGGAATTGCAAAATGGAGACTGCATCATTAAGTGGAACTCGCGAGATAATATGTTACAGGCCTCTTACGCAGCAATGATGTTCGGCAATGGTCCTTTTGGTGCAATTGCTCATGGCGACGGGTCGGTTGATATGGGATTTAAAGAAACTCCTTCGACAAATCAATGGCATCATGTAGCAATCTCATTTGATGGAATGAAGGAAAGTATTTACATAAATGGCAAACTTGACAGAGAAATGCCATTGATGCTTTTTGTTGAAAGTGATACAGTATTAATTGGAAGCTCTGGTTTTGAAATGGAAAATTTTAAAGGATTCATTGCTAAAGTTCAATTATATGATAAAAGCATGAATCAGGATGAGATTTTAAAATTATTTGATCACACAAAACCCAAAGGATTAAAATAA
- a CDS encoding beta-L-arabinofuranosidase domain-containing protein, whose translation MSCNHDKTKAIDESVKPRVELFSIKDVTLLEGPFYHATELGKNTLLAYEPDRFLARFRTNAGLEAKAEHYEGWEGESLAGHSLGHYMTAISQMYQTTGDKEFLNRANYIVDELVLCQAQNKSGFIGAFENTEKVLTEEVAKGQIKAQGFNLNGLWSPFYTIHKIMDGLFHVYKLCDNKKALEVDEKLARWVGQIVKELNDEQLQDMLNCEFGGIPETFLDLYGETGNPIYLEYSNKFRHKAIVDPIIKDHDILGGKHCNTQVPKFLALARSYELTGDISDYKGAINFWNMMVHHHAYVAGDFDNYEYLYEPDQLNDQLSNNTAETCCVYNMLKLSRHLFQWNPSVEILDYYERALINHILSSQHPEDGRVIYHLSLDMGGFKVYEDPHDFTCCVGSGMENHAKYAQNIYYHSTNELFVGQFIASEVNWKEKGFSLKQTTLFPEEEGTTLKVITDQSEIKNLSLKVRYPAWASQGFKISINGKTFAFDAQPGSFINLGDTWKNGDLIKIDMPFNIHTESMPDNKNRIAIFNGPVLLAGILGPENDPKIADPLYVPVLMTKDADPASWLVESGKGFNTFKLTDIAQPRAVELQPFYRTHNCTYTVYWDSYTPNEWKHQQKKYKEEQAKKKELELKTIDLFRLGEMQPERDHNFKEEASWVGEYKSRKYREIPKEGFASFEMTVEPSKKNSLVFEYWGGFAGSHTFDITVEGQVIATENITNMAPGKFINVTYEIPEQLIENKNKIKIELLPHDGHRAGPVFAVRTIKS comes from the coding sequence ATGTCATGTAATCATGACAAAACAAAAGCAATTGATGAATCAGTGAAACCCAGGGTTGAGTTATTTTCTATTAAAGATGTTACATTGCTCGAAGGTCCATTTTATCATGCCACCGAACTAGGAAAGAACACTTTACTTGCCTATGAACCGGATCGCTTCCTGGCAAGATTCAGAACCAATGCAGGATTGGAAGCCAAAGCAGAGCATTATGAGGGTTGGGAAGGTGAATCACTAGCGGGACATAGCCTCGGACATTACATGACAGCTATTAGCCAGATGTATCAAACCACTGGCGACAAAGAATTTCTGAATCGTGCCAACTACATCGTTGATGAATTAGTCTTGTGTCAGGCTCAAAACAAATCCGGTTTTATTGGTGCTTTTGAGAACACCGAAAAGGTGCTAACCGAAGAGGTAGCCAAAGGACAAATAAAAGCACAGGGATTTAACCTCAACGGTTTATGGTCTCCATTTTATACCATTCATAAAATAATGGATGGATTGTTTCATGTTTATAAACTTTGTGATAATAAAAAGGCTCTTGAAGTTGATGAAAAGTTAGCTCGATGGGTAGGACAAATTGTGAAAGAGTTAAACGATGAGCAGTTACAGGACATGCTAAACTGCGAGTTTGGTGGCATACCTGAAACATTTCTCGACCTTTATGGAGAAACGGGTAATCCCATCTATCTTGAATATTCCAATAAATTCAGACATAAGGCTATTGTTGATCCCATTATAAAAGATCATGACATACTCGGCGGCAAACATTGTAATACACAAGTTCCAAAATTTCTGGCACTGGCACGTAGTTATGAGTTAACTGGAGATATAAGTGATTATAAAGGTGCTATTAACTTTTGGAATATGATGGTACATCATCATGCTTATGTTGCAGGCGACTTTGATAATTACGAATATTTATATGAACCGGATCAGTTAAACGATCAATTGAGTAATAATACAGCTGAGACTTGTTGTGTTTATAATATGCTAAAATTATCAAGGCACTTATTTCAATGGAACCCATCCGTAGAAATTCTTGATTATTACGAAAGAGCTTTGATTAATCATATTTTGTCCTCTCAACATCCTGAAGATGGAAGAGTAATCTACCATTTGTCTCTGGACATGGGAGGGTTCAAAGTTTATGAAGATCCACATGATTTTACCTGTTGTGTCGGATCCGGAATGGAGAATCACGCTAAATACGCTCAAAACATATATTATCATTCTACCAATGAATTATTTGTAGGTCAATTTATTGCTTCAGAAGTTAACTGGAAAGAGAAAGGTTTTAGCTTAAAACAAACTACACTTTTCCCCGAAGAGGAAGGAACAACTTTGAAAGTAATAACTGATCAATCCGAAATTAAAAACTTATCCTTAAAAGTACGTTACCCGGCTTGGGCTTCACAAGGTTTTAAAATAAGCATTAATGGTAAAACATTCGCTTTTGATGCTCAACCCGGATCATTTATTAATCTGGGTGATACATGGAAAAATGGTGACCTTATTAAAATTGATATGCCATTTAACATCCATACAGAATCGATGCCGGATAACAAAAACAGAATAGCCATATTTAACGGTCCGGTTTTGTTGGCTGGTATTCTGGGGCCAGAAAATGATCCAAAGATTGCGGATCCTTTATATGTTCCTGTTCTGATGACAAAAGATGCAGATCCGGCAAGCTGGTTAGTTGAATCGGGAAAAGGTTTTAATACATTTAAATTAACTGATATAGCTCAACCAAGGGCGGTTGAACTGCAACCATTTTATCGCACGCACAATTGCACCTATACCGTTTACTGGGATTCGTACACCCCAAACGAATGGAAGCATCAGCAAAAGAAATACAAAGAAGAACAGGCTAAAAAGAAAGAGCTGGAACTAAAAACAATTGATCTGTTCCGATTGGGAGAAATGCAACCGGAGCGTGACCATAATTTTAAAGAGGAAGCATCGTGGGTAGGTGAATATAAATCGAGAAAATACCGCGAGATACCTAAGGAAGGTTTTGCCTCCTTTGAAATGACTGTAGAACCTTCTAAAAAGAATTCTCTTGTATTTGAATACTGGGGTGGTTTTGCAGGAAGTCATACCTTTGACATTACAGTTGAAGGTCAGGTAATTGCTACCGAAAACATCACAAATATGGCCCCGGGGAAATTTATTAATGTAACTTATGAAATTCCGGAACAGCTGATTGAGAATAAGAATAAAATTAAAATAGAACTCCTGCCTCATGATGGTCATCGGGCAGGACCTGTGTTTGCTGTTAGAACAATAAAGTCATAA